The nucleotide window CGTCAGCCAGGGCCCAGCAGCCGGAGTGATAGGCCGCGGTCTGGGCCTTAAGCAGAGCGTTGTCGGCAAAGGTCTTTCCCGTCTCCTCCACCTCCGGGTACTCCGGAAGATCATTCAGGCTCAGAAACTCCACCCCGTCCACTTTAAGGATCTGGGAGATCTCCCTTAGCTTGTGAGCGTTCCTGGTGGCGATGATAATCTGCATAATGGCTGGTTTTGATTAAATTTCAAGCACTAAATGCTAAATCCTAAATAATGCCCAATGATCAATGTATTCAATTACCCGGCTGTTTTAGGTTTATAGATTCGTGCTTGTTTAGAGTTTAGATATTGGCTTTTGGATCTTTCCGGCCTCAGGTTATCTCAGGTATTTCCACACCAGGAAGATGATGGCCCCCCAGCCCCCCAGCCCGTGGCAGATGGCCGCGGCCCAGATGTTTTTAGTGTGTTGGGTCAGCCAGGCCAGCACCAGCCCGCTCAGGAACACCAGTCCCACCAATGGCAGGCCGGGCAGCCCCGGCATCAAAAAGCCCACCGTCACCAGGTGGTAAAAGGTGAACAGCAGGGCCGAGATCAGCACCGTTTTGGTTTTGGAAAACCTAAGGCTTAAAAGCCCCTGCAGACCGGCCCGCCAGTACAGCTCCTCGCCCACCGGGACTATGATCCCCACAAACAAAAAGAACTGCCAGAAGCTGTAGCGCAGGGCCTGGCTCTGGGCCAGGCGCTGGGAGCAGGCCTGCAAAATGTTTCCGGAAACAGCCTGGGTGAAGAACATGGTCCCCAGCACCAGGATCAGGGCCGCCGCTCCCAGGGCCGATGATATTCCCCAGACCAGGCTATTTAGGATGTTCCGGGGCCTCATTACCAGCATTGACTTTAACCGGAAGGCCCTGATCACCCAATACGCTCCGCCGTAAAAAATCAGGCAGCACAGGAGGATGGCCAGCCAGGCGTCATTCAATATCCACAGCCCCAGCCAGTTGGCCAGGGCCGGGGCCAGGGTCAGGGCCGCCAGCAGAAAATCTATGGCCGGGCGGGAATGTTTATTCCGGTGTTTGTTCATCCATATCCCCCTGATGCCGGTGGATGGAGTTTTGAAGTTTTTCCAGCAGGCCCAGCACTTCCTCCCTGGTCTCGGCCCGCATCAGTTCCTGGCGCAGGGCGGCCGCCCCGGGAATGCCCTTGATGTACCAGCCCAGGTGCTTGCGCATCTCCCGGAGGCCCCGGGTCTGGCCCTTGTCGGCCACCGCCATCTCTATGTGCTGGATTATGACCGCCAGCTTTTCCGGCCAGCTTACTTCATATTCTGATTTTTGATTTTTGATTTTTGATTTTAGGCAGTCGTTGATCTCGGCAAACAGAAAGGGATTTCCCAGTGCCGCCCGGCCCACCATCACCAGGTCGCAGCCGGTCTCCTCCGCCATCCTTGCGGCGTCGGCCCCGCTGCGGATATCGCCGTTGCCTATCACCGGGATATTGACCGCCTGCTTGACCCGGCCGATCACCGCCCAGTCGGCCGAACCGGAGAACATCTGGCTTTTGGTCCGGCCGTGGACCGCTATGGCCGCGATCCCGCTGCCCTCAAGTATTTTGGCGATCTCCACCGCATTCTCGGCCCCCACTTCCCAGCCGCTCCGGATTTTGGCCAGCACCGGCCGGGGCGAGGCCTGGACCGCGGCCCGGGCGATCTGCCCCACCAGCTCCGGATCCTTGAGCAGGGCCGACCCGCCACCGTTCTTGACGATCTTGGGGGCCGGACAGCCGAAATTAAGGTCGTAGCAGTCGGGGGCCAAAGGCTCCAGCCAGGCCACCGCCTCGGCAAAGGCCTGGGGCCTTTTGCCGAAAAGCTGGAGGGCCACCGGACGCTCCTCCTCCCGGAATCCGGCCATTTTGAGGGTCTTCCCGTGACGGCGGGACAGGGCCTCGGTGGAAAGCATCTCGGAATATACCAAAGCCGCCCCGTACCTGCGGCATATAACGCGAAAGGCCGAATCGGTGATGCCCGCCATGGGCGCCAGCACCGCCCGGCCCTTAAGTTGGCTGATGTCTAACGCTGTTCCCAAATTGTGTCCTGAATTGTTTTGGTGAATGAAACCCGGCTAGGTTGAGATAGACCGTTTTCCAATGAGGAACCCAGGAAAGAAACATTGTTGTTTCCCGTTGGCCCTGCTGGCAGCTATAAATATTTCTGAGCAAACTGCGGAAATCGTCCGGCTAAGTATATGCCGGAGCCTGCGTCCTGTTTTGATTTCTAAAATGCTACTCCCGGTTCTTCTGCCACTTCATGAAGAACACCCAAACCAATATTATAAACACGATGGCCAGGATGGAGATCAGCCTGCGGTCGGCCGAGGCCGCCATGATGGACAGCACCGACAGGAAGAAAGTACTGCCGTAAAGGAACAGCACCGCCCCCTGGTGGGAAAACCCGGCCGACAAAAGCAGGTGGTGGATGTGCTCCTTGTCCGCCTGGTAGAATTTCTGGCCCCTCCGGGTGCGGCGCAGCACCGCCTTGACGGTGTCGAAGATCGGCACTCCCAGGGCGGCGATGGGCAGCAGCAGGGAGATGGCGGCCACGCTCTTCATGGTGCCCAGAGTGGTCATGGCCCCGAACAGGAAACCGAGCAGGGTGGCCCCGGAGTCGCCCAGAAATATTTTGGCCGGATGAAAGTTGAACGGCAGAAATCCCAGCAGGCTCCCCAGCATCAGGATCGAGGTCAAAGCCACCAGCGGTTGGCCGGTCTGTTCGGCCACAAAGAAAATTGTGAGAGCCACGATGGCGCTGACCCCGGCGGCCAGCCCGTCCAGACCGTCCAAGAAATTGAGGGCGTTGATCAGGAACACTATCCACAAGGCGGTGAAGGGATAGCTCAGCAGACCCAGGTCCAGTCTTCCGCCCAGGGGATTGGGAAGCATGGTGATCAGAAATCCCCCCCAGACCAGTACACCGGCCGCCGCGAACTGCACCAGGAACCTCAAGGCCACCGAGGCGTCCTTGAGGTCGTCGTACAGCCCGATGCCGAAGATCATCAGCCCGCCCAGGGTCAAAGCCAGAAGCTTCCGGTCCATTGTTTCGAACACCTGGGGCCAGATGCCCCTGGCCAGCCACAGGCAGATGAAAAATGACGCCGCCACCGCCGCCCCGCCCAGACAGGGAACTTCCTTCTGGTGGACCTTGCGCAGGCCGGGGCGGTCAAAGACCTGGTACCTTACCGACAGGGCCATTGCCAGCGGGGTCAGTCCCAGGGCCAGCATGGCCGCCCCGAAAAATGACAGAAGATAATGCATAACTTTTTATGGATTTACCAGAATGCCGCCCCGGTTTAAGAGGGACGGCATTCTGTTTTTTTGAGCTAAACGTTGATCTTTGAGGTCAGCAGGTCCAGTTCCTCCTTGGTCCTCTTCTCGGTGACCGCCAGCATCATGTGGCCTTTTAATTCGGGATAGAACTTCTCCAGGTCCAGCCCCCCCAGTATCCCATCCTTCTTTAATTCTTCCAGCAGTTTGGCCACCGGCTGTTTGGGCTGGATCACGAATTCCTTGAAGAAGGGTGCGCTGAAGGAGGGCTTCAGCTTCTGCGACAGATAATGGCTCTTCTGCAGGCAGAGTTCCGCCACCTGCTTGATCCCGGAGCGGCCCATCAGGGAAAGGTAGACCGCGGCGGCCAGGGCGCACAGGGCCTCGTTGGAGCAGATATTGGAGGTGGCTTTTTCCCGGCGGATGTGCTGTTCCCGGGTCTGCAGGGTCAGCACCGCCCCCTCCTGCCCCTTGGCGTCGGTGGTCAGTCCCACCAGCCGGCCCGGTATCAGCCGCAACAGGTTGGTCTTGACGGCAAACAGTCCCAGATAAGGCCCGCCCAGGTTGGTGGGCATGCCCAGGGGCTGGCCCTCTCCGGTGACGATGTCGGCCCCGTATTCCCCCGGGGTCTTTAAAAGGCCCAGGGAAATGGGATCGACCGAGACCGCCAGCAGCGCCCCGGCCTTATGGGTTAGGTCCGAGATCTCGTCCATCTGCTCCAGATGGCCGAAGAAGTTGGGATGCTGGATCAGCACTCCGGCGGTGTTCGAACCCACGGCCTTCTTTAAGGCCTCCAGATCGGTGACTCCGTCCTTGAAGCTGATCTCAATGACATCGATCCCGGCCCCGCCGGCATAGGTGGCCAGTACCTGGCGGTAGGCGGGATTTACCGTCCGGGCGACCACCAGTTGTTTGCGCTTGGTGTGGTTGCAGGCCAGCACTCCGGCCTCGGCCAGGGCGGTGGCCCCGTCGTACATCGAGGCGTTGGCGGCGTCCATACCGGTCAGGGCGGTGACCAGGCTCTGGAATTCCCAGATGGCCTGCAGGGTGCCCTGGCTGACCTCGGCCTGGTAGGGGGTGTAGGCGGTGTAGAACTCGGAGCGCAGCAGAATGTGGTCTATGGCCGCCGGTATGTAGTGGTCGTAGGCTCCCCCGCCCAGGAAGGAGATCAGGGAGGAGGCCGGCTTGTTCTGCGCGGACAGTGATTTTATTTCTTTGACCGCTTCCATCTCGGACAGAGCCTTAGGAAGTTTCAGCTCGGCCTTGAGCCTTATCTCGGCCGGGATGTCGGCTATCAACTCGTCAAAATTCTTGACCCCGATCCGCTTGAGCATGGCCTGGCGGTTCTGGTCTGTA belongs to candidate division TA06 bacterium and includes:
- a CDS encoding CPBP family intramembrane metalloprotease — translated: MNKHRNKHSRPAIDFLLAALTLAPALANWLGLWILNDAWLAILLCCLIFYGGAYWVIRAFRLKSMLVMRPRNILNSLVWGISSALGAAALILVLGTMFFTQAVSGNILQACSQRLAQSQALRYSFWQFFLFVGIIVPVGEELYWRAGLQGLLSLRFSKTKTVLISALLFTFYHLVTVGFLMPGLPGLPLVGLVFLSGLVLAWLTQHTKNIWAAAICHGLGGWGAIIFLVWKYLR
- the dusB gene encoding tRNA dihydrouridine synthase DusB is translated as MAGITDSAFRVICRRYGAALVYSEMLSTEALSRRHGKTLKMAGFREEERPVALQLFGKRPQAFAEAVAWLEPLAPDCYDLNFGCPAPKIVKNGGGSALLKDPELVGQIARAAVQASPRPVLAKIRSGWEVGAENAVEIAKILEGSGIAAIAVHGRTKSQMFSGSADWAVIGRVKQAVNIPVIGNGDIRSGADAARMAEETGCDLVMVGRAALGNPFLFAEINDCLKSKIKNQKSEYEVSWPEKLAVIIQHIEMAVADKGQTRGLREMRKHLGWYIKGIPGAAALRQELMRAETREEVLGLLEKLQNSIHRHQGDMDEQTPE
- a CDS encoding undecaprenyl/decaprenyl-phosphate alpha-N-acetylglucosaminyl 1-phosphate transferase, giving the protein MHYLLSFFGAAMLALGLTPLAMALSVRYQVFDRPGLRKVHQKEVPCLGGAAVAASFFICLWLARGIWPQVFETMDRKLLALTLGGLMIFGIGLYDDLKDASVALRFLVQFAAAGVLVWGGFLITMLPNPLGGRLDLGLLSYPFTALWIVFLINALNFLDGLDGLAAGVSAIVALTIFFVAEQTGQPLVALTSILMLGSLLGFLPFNFHPAKIFLGDSGATLLGFLFGAMTTLGTMKSVAAISLLLPIAALGVPIFDTVKAVLRRTRRGQKFYQADKEHIHHLLLSAGFSHQGAVLFLYGSTFFLSVLSIMAASADRRLISILAIVFIILVWVFFMKWQKNRE
- the gcvPA gene encoding aminomethyl-transferring glycine dehydrogenase subunit GcvPA: MRMPYIPNTDQNRQAMLKRIGVKNFDELIADIPAEIRLKAELKLPKALSEMEAVKEIKSLSAQNKPASSLISFLGGGAYDHYIPAAIDHILLRSEFYTAYTPYQAEVSQGTLQAIWEFQSLVTALTGMDAANASMYDGATALAEAGVLACNHTKRKQLVVARTVNPAYRQVLATYAGGAGIDVIEISFKDGVTDLEALKKAVGSNTAGVLIQHPNFFGHLEQMDEISDLTHKAGALLAVSVDPISLGLLKTPGEYGADIVTGEGQPLGMPTNLGGPYLGLFAVKTNLLRLIPGRLVGLTTDAKGQEGAVLTLQTREQHIRREKATSNICSNEALCALAAAVYLSLMGRSGIKQVAELCLQKSHYLSQKLKPSFSAPFFKEFVIQPKQPVAKLLEELKKDGILGGLDLEKFYPELKGHMMLAVTEKRTKEELDLLTSKINV